One Lysinibacillus sp. OF-1 DNA segment encodes these proteins:
- a CDS encoding sulfurtransferase, with amino-acid sequence MGRVFKSVDEIQFDGVRFIDARFDLQDKEAGKKAFEEGHATGAIYIDLEQQLSDMDSKDGRHPMPSKEKLTSVFQELGLRYEDQIVVYDQGAAPFAPRAWWMLTYAGFPNVVIVNGGAPALEAKIPFTKDIIKYPPTIIEFDWKDELYAPRQAVKAIVDGEVQATLLDARAAERYRGEMEPLDKVAGHIPTAKNFDWEQLKTDGQLKANDALRQKVTPDEQIVVYCGSGVTASPLYAVLADEGYENIQLYVGSFSDWITAYDVEKGTNE; translated from the coding sequence ATGGGAAGAGTATTCAAATCAGTGGATGAAATACAGTTTGATGGCGTCCGTTTTATCGATGCTCGCTTCGATCTTCAGGACAAAGAAGCTGGAAAAAAAGCATTTGAAGAAGGACATGCAACTGGTGCTATTTATATTGATTTAGAACAACAGTTATCCGATATGGACAGTAAGGACGGCCGTCACCCGATGCCGAGCAAAGAAAAGTTGACTTCCGTATTTCAAGAATTAGGTTTACGCTATGAAGATCAAATTGTTGTCTACGACCAGGGAGCAGCCCCGTTCGCTCCGCGCGCCTGGTGGATGCTGACATACGCTGGTTTCCCAAATGTAGTGATTGTCAATGGCGGTGCCCCTGCGCTAGAGGCAAAAATTCCGTTCACCAAGGATATTATAAAATATCCCCCAACGATCATAGAATTTGATTGGAAGGATGAACTATATGCGCCACGCCAAGCGGTAAAGGCAATAGTAGACGGCGAAGTACAAGCAACCTTGCTCGATGCACGTGCAGCTGAACGTTATCGTGGCGAAATGGAACCACTGGATAAGGTAGCAGGCCATATTCCAACCGCAAAAAACTTTGACTGGGAGCAATTAAAGACAGACGGCCAATTAAAAGCGAACGACGCATTACGCCAAAAAGTTACGCCTGATGAGCAGATTGTCGTCTACTGTGGTAGCGGCGTGACAGCCTCACCGTTATATGCAGTGCTAGCAGATGAAGGCTATGAAAACATCCAATTATATGTAGGCAGCTTCAGTGATTGGATTACCGCGTATGATGTGGAAAAAGGCACAAATGAATAA